In Triticum urartu cultivar G1812 chromosome 6, Tu2.1, whole genome shotgun sequence, the following proteins share a genomic window:
- the LOC125517638 gene encoding non-structural maintenance of chromosomes element 4 homolog A-like, giving the protein MAAAAAAEGSGAEGRGEAAGGGRRQQQQGLAERRMLRSQYHAMKTLINEERDDMAKEDSDKFASIITQVESLHEQVQRPREQVADAEALLDITTTLVKSVRSQSSEGITPSDFVTALLKKFGQQATLDSEPVSLRWADVGLSASHVFRAAPGCCTMLGPMDTEVKQRKLSVVSRKRSARPTENTCPEELADSSEGAKTDTDRNVTVVFDILRKNKRARLETLVLNRQSFAQTVENVFALSFLVKDGRVAINIDDNGHHIVYPRNAPAASAIASGEVSYSHFVFRYDYRDWKLMKEVVPEGQELMPHRTAHSLSSEEREQLEPCAQRTPIRKLCRNRGLVLQEQMVVAETPEEDRSSKRKRLFIDQE; this is encoded by the exons atggcggcggcggcggcggcggaggggtCCGGGGCAGAGGGCCGCGGCGAGGCCgccggcggcggcaggcggcagcagcagcaggggCTGGCGGAGCGCCGGATGCTCCGGTCCCAGTACCACGCCATGAAGACCCTCATCAACG AGGAGAGGGATGACATGGCGAAGGAGGACTCCGACAAGTTCGCCTCCATCATCACGCAGGTGGAGAGCTTGCACGAGCAAG TGCAGAGACCCAGGGAGCAAGTAGCGGATGCAGAGGCTCTGCTAGATATTACAACCACGCTGGTAAAATCCGTGAGGTCCCAGTCAAGTGAAGGAATCACACCTTCTGATTTCGTAACAGCATTGCTGAAGAAATTTGGGCAGCAAGCAACCCTTGATTCCGAGCCTGTCTCGTTGCGCTGGGCTGATGTTGGGCTTTCTGCTTCACATGTCTTCAGGGCTGCGCCTGGATGCTGCACCAT GCTTGGACCCATGGATACAGAAGTAAAGCAGCGGAAGCTTTCAGTTGTTAGTAGAAAAAGAAGTGCCAGGCCAACTGAAAATACTTGTCCTGAAGAG CTTGCTGATTCTTCTGAGGGAGCAAAGACAGACACTGACCGGAATGTGACTGTTGTATTTGATATCCTGAGGAAAAATAAGCGTGCGAGGCTGGAGACCCTTGTTTTGAACAGACAATCATTTGCCCAAACGGTTGAGAATGTTTTTGCATTGTCTTTCCTAGTTAAAGATGGCAGGGTGGCAATAAACATTGATGACAATGGGCACCATATAGTCT ATCCACGAAATGCACCTGCTGCTAGTGCCATAGCGTCAGGAGAAGTGTCCTACAGCCATTTTGTTTTCAGATATGATTACAGAGATTGGAAG CTTATGAAAGAAGTCGTTCCTGAAGGGCAAGAACTGATGCCGCACAGGACCGCGCACAGCCTCTCTTCTGAAGAGCGAGAACAGCTGGAGCCGTGTGCGCAACGAACACCGATAAGGAAACTTTGCCGGAACCGGGGTTTGGTTCTTCAGGAGCAGATGGTTGTTGCAGAGACACCCGAGGAGGACAGAAGCTCCAAACGCAAGCGTCTATTCATAGATCAGGAGTGA